TTATTGAACTATTTAAAGGCAACGGTATCGGAAGCTTTGCCATACCTGTAGGATTCATTGAATTAGTATATATAATATTTACGTGATTTTTGTCACACTTTAAAATTTCATCAACACTTTGATCAATAATTCCATAACCAATACTATTATCTACTCTGTTCGGGTTCTGAGCTGTATGTATTAATAATGCCCTAGCTACTAGTGGTGTAAATCGGCTACACCTTCCTAAAATTTCTGCTGCCTTACTTGATATAATTGGAGCCGAATAACTTGTGCCAGCAGAAAGCAATTTCTCTTTAGAATCTGAAGAATTTATAAGGTGAATAGGATATCGACTATCTCCTCCAAAAGCGCAGACGTCAGGCTTTACCTTGCATCCCTCTCTTCCATCACCAATACAACTGTAGCTAGCTCTGATTCGTTCAGCAGTATCATAATTAAAAGTATACGCCCCTACACCTAATCCATTAACTAAATCTGCTGGAGCCTGTACCCTGTTATAAGGTGAAGGTGCTTCTCCATCATTCCCAACAGCCACAACAAAAAGTTTCTGGTAATTCCAAGCTAATGTATCCAATGCATATGTAAATCTTGAAATTTCATCATCAAATATTGGACCTGTTGGTCCAAATGATAAATTATAAACATCAATGTCATGTCTATTTGGAACAACTTGTTCTATAAATTCAATGGCTTCGTATAGATCAAAATCTTTCGGATCACTTAAAGGCAGTACTCGAAAACTTTCAACAAACAAAACTGGGTCATCTAAATGCGAATTTGCTTCATATTGATTTAAATCTCCGTATAAAACGACCCCGGCCACCGCTGTCCCATGTTTGATTCCTTCTTTTGTCGCATTTGAACTAACTGCCTTATTCTCTTTACTGAACTTAGCTAAAAAAGGATGGGTAGGATTGATACCTCCATCAAAAACTCCTACCTTTATTTGTGAAATGTTTTCGCCTAAAGGAGGCAAGAGTAAGTTATGGTCAGTAAAGGATCCTCTTAATTCAGGAAAAAAATTGATTTTTAGTGGATGAACTGTTCTTAATGGGTTAAAGTTTGCAATATTATTTATAACCTTTCTATTGACGAGTGCACTTACAAAAGTAGGTCCACCATCATAGGTTTTAAGTTTAATAGTATTCCCCTTGACCCCGAGTGATATTAGATTTCGTTTAAACTTTTCAATCATCTCTTCATTCTCATGACCATAAGGATGGAGAACAAACTCTACAGTTCCTTCCATCCAATCGTCGTCAAAACCTTGAATTATTTCATCATTCCTTAAAAGCGAGAACTCTTCAATTTTTCGAATATCATTTTTGAAACTTTTAGTCAAAGCATTACCAGTAGAGTCAAGAATTTGCTGGAGGGAAGATAATGATTCTTGATCAACCTTTACAAAATGCATTTTACTGTATTTCATTTTAGAATCCTTCTCAAAAACCCAACGTCTAGAGCCAATATTTTCAAATCTTGTCTTTTTGAAAAATGTGTCCGGAATGTATGTTTTCGCTAGAAAATCTTCGTTAAGCCTTAATGTCAGAACTATTTCGTCCATTCTGTTCTCTTCTGGTATTTCTTTAATGTGTCCCTGTATCTCTTCTAATTGTCTTTTTATTCTATTTTTAGCTTCATCATAACTTCTTGGATATGGCTTTTCACCCCCCCTCATCTTTTTTTTAATCGGTTCAATCATTTGCTCACCATTACCTAAAATAGGTAGGTAATCTCTTTTTTGTTTGTCGGTCATGTTTATCCCCTTTCCAAAATTATTTTTTAATCGACTTCTTCAAATGATGATTGACCGTAGATGGACTGATTCCTAACAAAGTTGCTATTTTGGCTTGGGACAACTTACCCCCGTATGTTTCTTTGAGCGCAGTTGTCATAACTTTATTAAAACTTGAATTATCTCCACTATGTGTTTCTTTAAGTCGTGTTATGAGTGACTTTATAGGATCAGATTCTTCCACAATAACTTGACGCAACACATGGTCGCAAATTTGTTTAATATCTGAAGGGCTAATTTGTTGAATAACTTTTGCAACAGCTCTTATAAGTGAATCTTCGATTTCAACAATTTCTTTATTAAGATAAAACTTCCATAGTTGAAACCTTTGCTCCTCATTCGGAAATGGTATTTCTATTTTCAAGTCAAACCGTCTCCAAATAGCTTTATCTAGGAACTCCGGATGATTCGTTGCACCAACAATGATGGAATGTGCCGGCCACTCCTCCAACTCCTTCAACAGAACATTAACAATTCTTTTCAACTCCCCTAAATCAGAAGGATCATCTCTTCTTTTTGCAACAGCATCAAATTCATCAAGGAGAAGAATAGATGGACTATTTTTCCCGTAATCTAGAATTTTTTTTAAATTTTGACCTGTTTTGCCCAAATAACTCGAGATTGCCGATGATAAATCTAAAGTAATTAAAGGTAAAGACAGACAATGTGCTACATATTTAGTCAATAAAGTTTTTCCAACTCCAGGTGGCCCGTAAAACAGTATACTATTTGGTGGTTTAATACCATTAGCTATTAGCTTTGTCATAAGCTCTCTTTCTTTTAAAAAACGTCGAATGGACTTATCAATCTGTTCGTTTAAAATAACAGTTTGATCAAAAGTTGAGTAGTCACTTATCTTTACTAAAGACATAAAAGAATCCTTATCGACAGGAGGAGGCTCAATACCCATTGATCTTGTTAAAGGAGCTCCAGCATTATAAGTTGTAATAATTTCAGCCAGCTCTGAAGATAAAAGTGGATTTTCTTTTTTTATCTTCCTAATGATCGACAGAACCGACAATTCAACAGTTCTTTTATCACCGTCAAGTGAAGCTCTAATAAGGGATGGTAATTGCTTCAAAACAGCATTCATTCGATTTCACCATTTCCTTCCTCGTTTATCGAATGGTTTAATTATATATAATATAAATGTTCTTGGTCAAGTTTATTCGATTCCTCTGCTATAAAAAAATAATTCGAATGAAATCTAAATTAATCGAAGTCATCACCATCCCAAAAAAGACTGAATGAAGAATTCATAAGATATCTTTCAAAGGTGGACCAAAACAAAATACTTGTGCTTAGACTTAGCGCAAAATAACCCGCAAGCCAAAGTGATATGTTCCCCTTCATTCATCTGTCTACCTAAAGGGGAGCATATCAAAGCCCGCGGGTTTAACTATGTTTATTGTTCTTTCTTTACTGCACTCTTACCAGCACTATATAGCCCGCATGAAGTAAGACCAGAAATAATACCAAACATAACGCTCGTCTTCACATCACCTGGGAAGTAAACAACGCCTGCTATGATGCCCAGGATAACGGACAGAACGGGAGCCAAACGAACGGGTAACCCCATCCTTTTCGATATTTCTACAAAACCCACGATAACAGCAACCAGTAAAGCATCTGTAATTTCTATATTCATAGCGTCCTCCCCTTATTCCACAAGTTCATAAGTCTCAGTGAAAATATCCGGCTTGCATGGATAGTACTCTCCCTTAACGCCTCGAATGATGTAATCACCTGGGCAGACGATGTGATGCCCCTCTAACGTTTTACATTGTCCATGCATAGATATGGAATTTCCACATACTCTACAAATATTTTTGCAAACCCCGTCATGATCAAGTTCCCGTATTTGGGCATCAGGCACATCTCCCGCCTTCCACCACCGACCTGCCGATACTACAACAGGCTTTTTACGATACTTTTTCATTGCATCCTCCTAATCGTTTATGGTGACCTGCACCACCGTACTTTTCCTGACGTGTCTCTATCAGTGCGACCGTCTCGATTTGACCATTTACCCGACTTGGTTAAGCCAAACATAAACCAATTATCAGCTTTGTATATGATTCCTTCGTGTCCCTGCCCGGTACTCGAATAAGCGACTAGTCCCTTTACATCAGGAAAGTGTTTACGGATGTACTTCCTCGCAAGCGAGAGAGCCTTAGATTCTGCGTTTGGAATCGTATCATCAATGAGGTACATTCTTGTGAGTTCGAGCAAAGATGTCTGTTCCAAGTTTCTTGCAACGGGTCGCCCCCACATCATTGCCCCTATTCGATTCCCCTGATCGTCCAGAATCCATAAGCGCAGCCTTGCTCCAGCTGGTGTGGATTTCAAATAGTGTCGTCCTGCAATCCACTTATCGAGTTTAGTCGAATGGCTCACCTCCAACGATATCCGGTTTTTCATAACCATCTACCTTATAAGCCCACTCACCAAAATGTGGTTATTGAGCCATACCAATTCATCAACAGTAAGGGTGTGGTTTTCGATCTTAACCATCCAACCCCAATCAGTAAACTTCCCTGCATTCCAGGCTAACCCCATATTGTCAAAAAGCTGTTTCCACTGCCAGTCTTCCAGTTGTAAGGTTCTATTCATGTCGTCTTCCTCTCCTTCATATGCTTGTTTAATTCGCTCTATAAAGCTTGGCACTCTTCCCTCATCTAACATTCTGTGCGGACAGTATTTACCACTCCAATGCTGGTGCGGAACCACATTTCCAATAGGAATACAAAACTGTTTCATAAGCTGAGCAATGATAATAGCCGCATTATCTTCTGCTTTGTAATATCGGCCGCCGCCGGACTTGGAATAGCAAATTTCTACGCCAATGGATTGACGGTTTCCTGTTCCGTTCCCATCACCGCAATGCCAGGCATTTCGATCAAAAGGAATGCCCTGAACAGCTTCCATATCGTCCACAGCAACGTGGAACGAAACCTCATTATTATTCCCGATCATATAACGGATCTCATTTTCTGCAGGCGCATCATTAGCCGTATTGTGAAACGTAATATATTTTGGTGTCATCTTGTTTGGGCATTTAACGCCATATTTACTTGGGTCTACTAGCATTTCTCTGATTTCCATCATTGGGCTTCTCCTTCCCCAGGTTTTCCTTTTAGAATCCCTTTAATCTCGGCAATATCACTTGAAAGAAGGCTAAAAGACTTTGCTTGCTCTCGGATAACTTCCTGGTTCTCGCTAATGGTCTTTTGATACTCCTTCTCCCGCACTTCATTTTTCTTCATCGTTGTAAACAGCAGCCAGATAAACAAAACGCCAAATATCCCGGTATTTAGCGCTGTATTAAAGATTTGGTCTTCCATAGTCCCTCCTGTTTTTTCGCATAAAAAATGCGCCTTATTTTTTGGCGCTAACTGATTTCTCTTCCATTTTCTCAAGCTTCTTGCTGACCTCTTCCCGCAGATTGTACAGATCCGGAACAACGCTATATGGATGTACTCCAGTCACTACGGCTCTACACCAAACGTCCACACAGATACTATCTTCATTAAACATCTTTCTTAGCACCTCCTAACGCAAACGTCAGCTCCATGATGGCTTTGTCCATATCTTCCTTTTGCTTGTTTAGAGCTTCTTCCAGGTCACGAATTCGCTGCTCAGGCACTGGAGAATCTGGATGGCTTTCGGAGTTCTCCTGCTCCTCACGCTCTTTTACAATATGGTCAAATACCTTTTGGGCTTTTACCTCTAAGCTGTCGTTCTTGTCAAAGAGGTTGCCACCAGCGTTCGCGTTAATGATTTGAATGTCTTCAATTCGCGTGATCCTGCCGTTTTCGATAATGAGAATCAGGTCTGCATCCTCCCAATGCGGATTAGATTCTAATACTTTCTTCGCAGGAACTCCGTTAATGCTTTCTTTTTTGTCCCAAATGATATATTCCATGCTTACATCCTCCTAGTTCAGAATTCTTGTCCACGTTTGACCATTGCCAAAATAAATGGGCTTATAGACCAATTCCGCCAACTTGTTAAAGTAATAGGCAGAATTAAATTGTATCCGTTGGCTGTACTTAATGCCTAATTTTGTTTTATTAGGGATATTTACATCCTTTGCTGTCCCGTTTTTAAATACCAAGGAGTTAGAAGGATACCGTTCTGGTGTAATACTATAGATCTCTAGTTTGCTTAGATAACTATTACCACCCCAACCACCTATTGTATAGATTCTACCCCCCACTGCGCTTGAGGTTAGAGAACCCCTTCCAGTTGGCATGTTTGCGCCCTTTGTCCATGTATTTGTGGTTGTGTCGTAAATCTCTAATTCTTTGTGAACAATAGATCCACCTATTACATAGATTTTATTTCCTACCGCACTTGAGGTTAGATAAGTCCTCCCCGTTGGCATGTCTTTGCCCTTTGTCCATGTGTTTGTGGTTACGTCGTAAATTTCTAGTTTGTTAGGATTACCTCCACCCCTATTATGGCCGCCTATTGCATAAATTCTATTCCCTACCACACCTGACGTTAGAGCATACCTTCCAGTTGGCATGTTTGCGCCCTTTGTCCATGTATTTGTGGTTGTGTCGTAAATCTCTAGTTTGTTGTGGTCGTTATCATAATTTCCACCTATTACATAGATTCTATCCCCTATTACTCCTGAGGTTAATTTTTTCCTTGCTGTTGGCATGTTTGTGCCTGCTGCCCATGTGTTTGTAGTTGTGTCATAGATTTCTAGTTTGCTTAGATTATCACCATTATACCCACCTATAACGTAAATCTTATTCCCTACAGCACTTGAGGTTAGATCATCCCTTCCCGTCGGCATGTCTTTGCCTGATGTCCATGTATTTGTGGTTGTGTCGTAAATCTCTAGTTTGCTTAGACTGTTAAGACCATCATGCCCGCCTATGACATAGACTTTATCTCCTACTACGCTTGATGTTAGACCACTTCTCGCCGTTGGCATGTCTTTCCCCGTTGTCCATTCACCAGATTCAGAAAAAACATCTGTATACACAACATGTTCAATTTCATTTTGCTCATCCTGTATCCAAAACCCCGTTTTGTTTGTCGGCTCTGTAGGTTGTACATATATAGGGATATTGCCGTTATCAATGCTTCTAATTTTCGCTGCTAAGTCTTTAAATGGGTCTTCTTTTACCGCGGGCACTCCTTGGTCAGTAATGGCCTTAGCAACTTGTTCTTTCCCATTACTGACAGAGGTAAAAAGCTCGCTAATCGTAGTTTCAACATCTTTGTACTTATCTAACGTTTCTTTGATCCCGCCTTCAATCCGGTTAAAATCCTTCTCAGTCACTGTATCATCCAGTTTCCAATTTAATTTAGGTACATATGACAAGGGTTACACCTCCTCCACAAATAAGGTTTGTTTGATCACGGTATCTGAAGTAATCGGGATAAAGACCTCATTTTTACTAATCAACCCACCGTCCGTTGCTTTTACTTCAATGGTATGAATGTTTTCAACTGCTCCCTTGGGCACCATATACTCAAGATTAATTACGTGCTCATTAAGCGTCTTCTGAACGTTTTCAACTTCATATTCACCGTTCAGGACCACTTTTCCTATTCGATCCGCGGCATACCCTGCAACCTCATTTAAAAAAGCTGTAGCAATCATTTCACCAGTTCCTCCTTGCCTCTCTCTGCGAATGGAACCCGGCCAAGTTTCCATGATCCAAGTTTTGTCTTACGGGTCAAGGTAGACTTGTAAATATGCTCCCCAATCCCTATGCCGTCCTGCAGGGAGGTTTCTTGGTTGTAGACTAGGTTAGCCGGCTTAATGGTATGGATGGTGTGTTCCACTTCCCGAAATACCGCAGCATCATTGATTTTAGTATTGACCTTTAAAATAAACTTTTGAGGGTCCACGCTGGCTGTTGCTCGACCTTTACCAAGCAGAAAATCAAGTCTTTCCTGCAAATACCGGATGGTAAAAGGAGGCTTAGTCGAATACCGGTTAACGATACGCTTCCGCCGGAAGTCTAGACTTTCTTCCTGTGGATCTGCTTGGATACTGAGCTCATTTTCCCGGCGTTTAGTGGCCACTTCGTCTGAACGGAGGACAAATTGATTGTTTAATAGCCTCTCGATTTCAATTTGAAACAACCTAGCCTCTTCGTCCATCGTTTTCATAAGCTCTTGGAATTCCTTGATCTCTCGGTAGTAAGCCGGCAGCATATCGATGAGTTTAGACAATCTGAACACCCCCAAATAAAGGGACTTCCTCGCTGCCAAGTTCCAGATTGCCGGCAGCTCCGTTTAGCTGTGTTCCCGCTATGTCTGCTACGCCGCTTACGGTCAGGATACGCGCCTCCAGCTGGCTCACCCGGACAATAAGCTTGTCCTCAATTTCCCAGCCTTTCCGCAAAGCAAGCAAATACTCGGATATTACGTTGTCCAATTCCTCCCGGATTTGTCCCACGGTAACTCCCCGGTTCAATACCAGAGTCGTACTCACCTCGACTGTAACGGGGTGAACCGGAGCAATGGTTACGGCATGTCCAATGGGAGCCCAGCCGATGCCCTTTCCGGCATTCTCCACCGGGTCAATCTCCGTCTGAATATCCTCCACCAGTTGGGGGGAAGGCGGATTAAAATCACTCGCGATAATCGTACACTTGACCGTACCGCCACCTTTCCAGGACGGAAATATCTTTACTCCCCCAACCCCGTTTATAGATTTTAACTTCCGTTGATAATCGGGGATATTTCCGCCAAACGGCTTTTCATTGAGCTGGTCGAAATACCTTTTCCTTAGACTTTCATCATCCTCTTCATCTTCTCCGGGGACGATAATGTCAGTTAATTCTGCGCTTGCCAAACCCTCGATAAAATCAATCGGCAACAGCTTGCCAAAATGCTTATTTCCTATCTCTCCAGGTACTTCCGACTCTAAGACGTATTCGCCTATAGCTAGTTTCTTTATCGCCTTATAGGTCACCTTTTCAATACTAAAACGGCTGCCTACGGGTATGTCTTTAGGATGACTGTTTGTATCTTCAAAGACACCTTTCCTTTTTGCTTTTGTAGCCGGCTCCCGCGTAACCCCAAAGTCTGAGGTGTTCCATTCCAAATACTCTCCGGAGGCTGTACTGGCTGAAGATAGCTTCCAGTTTATATCCAAATCTGCGTAAGCTTCAGCTAATGAAAAAGCAATAGGGGCCAGGGCATCATAAATCACGCTGCCTTCCCGTTTATCTACGTCACCCGAAACCCTGTCCAGCATTCTCTTCATGATCGCTTCAAAGGTTTGTTCCTCATACAATTTCCTTCACCTCCTGTACTTCATTGATCACCCCAAAAACACTCGTTATAGTAAAGGAGACAGTAGTAGAGTCACCAGACGAATCAAATCTAAAGTTTCCTACTTCTTTTATTCGGTCATCCTGCATAAGTGCTTCGGAAATGCGTCTTTTAAGATCGGACTGTACAAGCCCAGGAGTTTTCCCAATCAATGGTTTTATATCGCTTCCATACCTATCGCTGTATATGAGGTGTTCGAAACGGGATGTACACAGGATTTTCTTTACAGACTGCTTTACGGATTCTAGACCGTCTACGGTTCCC
This Paenibacillus larvae subsp. larvae DNA region includes the following protein-coding sequences:
- a CDS encoding S8 family peptidase, whose amino-acid sequence is MTDKQKRDYLPILGNGEQMIEPIKKKMRGGEKPYPRSYDEAKNRIKRQLEEIQGHIKEIPEENRMDEIVLTLRLNEDFLAKTYIPDTFFKKTRFENIGSRRWVFEKDSKMKYSKMHFVKVDQESLSSLQQILDSTGNALTKSFKNDIRKIEEFSLLRNDEIIQGFDDDWMEGTVEFVLHPYGHENEEMIEKFKRNLISLGVKGNTIKLKTYDGGPTFVSALVNRKVINNIANFNPLRTVHPLKINFFPELRGSFTDHNLLLPPLGENISQIKVGVFDGGINPTHPFLAKFSKENKAVSSNATKEGIKHGTAVAGVVLYGDLNQYEANSHLDDPVLFVESFRVLPLSDPKDFDLYEAIEFIEQVVPNRHDIDVYNLSFGPTGPIFDDEISRFTYALDTLAWNYQKLFVVAVGNDGEAPSPYNRVQAPADLVNGLGVGAYTFNYDTAERIRASYSCIGDGREGCKVKPDVCAFGGDSRYPIHLINSSDSKEKLLSAGTSYSAPIISSKAAEILGRCSRFTPLVARALLIHTAQNPNRVDNSIGYGIIDQSVDEILKCDKNHVNIIYTNSMNPTGMAKLPIPLPLNSSITSNVNFSWTIATLSKANALHVEDYTESTIEDTFYPHDKKYNFTKKDCKIETFHIVEDKDKIQEFLSNGYQQSLLPKSADTTKYKTESEKRNELKWDTVVKRWKNMRASSLENPFLVLHGIGRNGSIDRIDYAVIVTISIPKYKDNLYEEILNEFKVLEPIEIRSRNEVLTSIR
- a CDS encoding AAA family ATPase encodes the protein MNAVLKQLPSLIRASLDGDKRTVELSVLSIIRKIKKENPLLSSELAEIITTYNAGAPLTRSMGIEPPPVDKDSFMSLVKISDYSTFDQTVILNEQIDKSIRRFLKERELMTKLIANGIKPPNSILFYGPPGVGKTLLTKYVAHCLSLPLITLDLSSAISSYLGKTGQNLKKILDYGKNSPSILLLDEFDAVAKRRDDPSDLGELKRIVNVLLKELEEWPAHSIIVGATNHPEFLDKAIWRRFDLKIEIPFPNEEQRFQLWKFYLNKEIVEIEDSLIRAVAKVIQQISPSDIKQICDHVLRQVIVEESDPIKSLITRLKETHSGDNSSFNKVMTTALKETYGGKLSQAKIATLLGISPSTVNHHLKKSIKK
- a CDS encoding BhlA/UviB family holin-like peptide, with the translated sequence MEDQIFNTALNTGIFGVLFIWLLFTTMKKNEVREKEYQKTISENQEVIREQAKSFSLLSSDIAEIKGILKGKPGEGEAQ
- a CDS encoding Kelch repeat-containing protein encodes the protein MSYVPKLNWKLDDTVTEKDFNRIEGGIKETLDKYKDVETTISELFTSVSNGKEQVAKAITDQGVPAVKEDPFKDLAAKIRSIDNGNIPIYVQPTEPTNKTGFWIQDEQNEIEHVVYTDVFSESGEWTTGKDMPTARSGLTSSVVGDKVYVIGGHDGLNSLSKLEIYDTTTNTWTSGKDMPTGRDDLTSSAVGNKIYVIGGYNGDNLSKLEIYDTTTNTWAAGTNMPTARKKLTSGVIGDRIYVIGGNYDNDHNKLEIYDTTTNTWTKGANMPTGRYALTSGVVGNRIYAIGGHNRGGGNPNKLEIYDVTTNTWTKGKDMPTGRTYLTSSAVGNKIYVIGGSIVHKELEIYDTTTNTWTKGANMPTGRGSLTSSAVGGRIYTIGGWGGNSYLSKLEIYSITPERYPSNSLVFKNGTAKDVNIPNKTKLGIKYSQRIQFNSAYYFNKLAELVYKPIYFGNGQTWTRILN
- a CDS encoding putative phage tail protein, with amino-acid sequence MSKLIDMLPAYYREIKEFQELMKTMDEEARLFQIEIERLLNNQFVLRSDEVATKRRENELSIQADPQEESLDFRRKRIVNRYSTKPPFTIRYLQERLDFLLGKGRATASVDPQKFILKVNTKINDAAVFREVEHTIHTIKPANLVYNQETSLQDGIGIGEHIYKSTLTRKTKLGSWKLGRVPFAERGKEELVK
- a CDS encoding baseplate J/gp47 family protein — its product is MYEEQTFEAIMKRMLDRVSGDVDKREGSVIYDALAPIAFSLAEAYADLDINWKLSSASTASGEYLEWNTSDFGVTREPATKAKRKGVFEDTNSHPKDIPVGSRFSIEKVTYKAIKKLAIGEYVLESEVPGEIGNKHFGKLLPIDFIEGLASAELTDIIVPGEDEEDDESLRKRYFDQLNEKPFGGNIPDYQRKLKSINGVGGVKIFPSWKGGGTVKCTIIASDFNPPSPQLVEDIQTEIDPVENAGKGIGWAPIGHAVTIAPVHPVTVEVSTTLVLNRGVTVGQIREELDNVISEYLLALRKGWEIEDKLIVRVSQLEARILTVSGVADIAGTQLNGAAGNLELGSEEVPLFGGVQIV
- a CDS encoding DUF2634 domain-containing protein; the protein is MLPTGSILAPDDTIQITQQPSKTYKIDFEQKRVTGTVDGLESVKQSVKKILCTSRFEHLIYSDRYGSDIKPLIGKTPGLVQSDLKRRISEALMQDDRIKEVGNFRFDSSGDSTTVSFTITSVFGVINEVQEVKEIV